The Actinomycetota bacterium genome has a window encoding:
- a CDS encoding ribbon-helix-helix protein, CopG family: MDEDPRARERELRELADRHRGEVVEGSGRPVAPRDMLQMVSVRLDSNLVGDLRRLATERGVTVSQLLREGAVLVVTSGSMVPYRVKTGPMQGVGVSVSHAWVATGSGAVNRDVA; encoded by the coding sequence ATGGACGAGGACCCCAGGGCGCGGGAGCGTGAACTCCGCGAGTTGGCCGACCGCCATCGGGGTGAGGTTGTGGAAGGGTCCGGCCGACCGGTTGCTCCTCGGGACATGCTCCAGATGGTCTCCGTGCGTCTGGACTCGAATCTGGTCGGAGATCTTCGTCGACTAGCCACCGAGCGGGGTGTCACGGTCAGTCAGCTTCTTCGCGAAGGTGCCGTGTTGGTTGTCACCTCGGGGAGCATGGTCCCGTATCGGGTGAAGACTGGGCCGATGCAAGGGGTGGGGGTCTCGGTCTCGCACGCGTGGGTGGCGACGGGATCTGGGGCGGTCAACAGAGACGTGGCTTAG
- a CDS encoding SigE family RNA polymerase sigma factor, whose protein sequence is MGREADVETEIALGRGRGRSLPELYTAYGPRAGRLAFVLTRDRELAEDVAQEAFARLITHLPALRDPDAVEAYLRRSVVNLCRKHWRRVSRERSFLRREGPVMATRTTAQPDVARRAALASALDRLPYRQRAALVLRFYEDLTERQTARALGCAVGTVKSLVFRGLRALREEIGNDDED, encoded by the coding sequence GTGGGACGGGAGGCGGACGTGGAGACCGAGATCGCGCTGGGCCGAGGCCGGGGCAGGTCCCTGCCGGAGTTGTACACGGCCTACGGACCGCGGGCGGGACGGCTGGCCTTCGTCCTGACGCGGGACCGCGAGCTGGCGGAGGACGTGGCGCAGGAGGCATTCGCCCGGCTCATCACGCACCTTCCCGCCCTGCGCGACCCCGACGCCGTGGAGGCGTACCTGCGGCGCTCCGTCGTCAATCTCTGCCGGAAGCACTGGCGGCGGGTGTCGCGCGAGCGGTCCTTCCTCCGGCGGGAAGGGCCGGTCATGGCGACAAGGACCACGGCGCAACCCGACGTGGCCCGGCGGGCCGCCCTGGCCAGCGCGCTGGACCGGCTGCCCTACCGGCAACGGGCCGCGCTGGTCCTGCGGTTCTACGAGGACCTCACGGAACGACAGACGGCGCGGGCGCTTGGGTGCGCCGTCGGCACGGTGAAGTCGCTGGTCTTCCGGGGCCTGCGCGCGCTGAGGGAGGAGATCGGCAATGACGACGAGGATTGA
- a CDS encoding MaoC family dehydratase, whose translation MGEARPFGRYLEDFEVGDVYKHWPGKTITEYDDHLFCMITMNHHPLHTNAHYAETQTQFGRNVVVGNLVYSLALGMSVPDVSGKAIANLEVESLQHRAPMFHGDTLYAETKVLEVKESSSKPDRGIVTVETRGYNQDGVEVLYFRRKVMVPKRGTVDEQPGRPVPKEAG comes from the coding sequence ATGGGAGAGGCACGTCCGTTCGGCCGCTACCTCGAGGACTTCGAGGTCGGCGACGTCTACAAGCACTGGCCCGGCAAGACCATCACCGAGTACGACGACCACCTGTTCTGCATGATCACGATGAACCATCACCCGCTGCACACGAATGCCCACTACGCCGAGACGCAGACGCAGTTCGGGCGAAACGTGGTGGTGGGGAACCTGGTGTACTCGCTCGCCTTGGGCATGAGCGTGCCGGACGTGAGCGGCAAGGCCATCGCCAACCTCGAGGTGGAGTCGCTCCAGCACCGGGCCCCGATGTTCCACGGCGACACGCTGTACGCGGAGACGAAGGTCCTGGAGGTGAAGGAATCCTCCTCCAAGCCCGATCGCGGGATCGTCACGGTGGAGACTCGCGGCTACAACCAGGACGGCGTCGAGGTCCTGTACTTCCGCCGCAAGGTCATGGTCCCCAAGCGCGGGACCGTGGACGAGCAGCCGGGCCGGCCCGTGCCCAAAGAGGCGGGGTAG
- a CDS encoding GlsB/YeaQ/YmgE family stress response membrane protein: protein MSILGILLLGLIVGALARLLVPGRGPTGILATMAVGVGGAFLGWWIGKSLVGAHGVGLHPWIWALVGSALLVLAYRAVSRRGRYSWGRRRHLHW, encoded by the coding sequence ATGAGCATCCTCGGCATTCTCCTGTTGGGCCTCATCGTCGGGGCCCTCGCGCGCCTTCTCGTCCCCGGCCGCGGCCCCACCGGCATCCTGGCCACCATGGCCGTGGGGGTGGGCGGCGCGTTCCTGGGGTGGTGGATCGGCAAGTCGCTGGTGGGCGCGCACGGCGTGGGGCTGCACCCGTGGATCTGGGCCCTGGTGGGCTCGGCCCTGCTGGTGCTGGCCTACCGGGCGGTTTCCCGGCGGGGCCGGTATTCCTGGGGCCGGCGCCGCCACCTTCACTGGTAG
- a CDS encoding uracil-DNA glycosylase has translation MASALESLRAEVIECRRCARLVAWRELVAATKVARFADQDYWGRPVPGFGDPRARVVVVGLAPAAHGGNRTGRIFTGDRSGDFLFSSLHRTGFANQPHSVSRDDGLRLRGMYVAAVNRCCPPGNRPTPQERDHCLPYLVRELELLREVRVVVALGSFAWDGVLRAAAALGHAARPRPRFGHLAEASVGPYALLGSFHPSQQNTFTGKLTPAMLDQVFERAGERAGLGGLAGGRGRVPSSP, from the coding sequence ATGGCGTCCGCTCTCGAATCGCTCCGCGCCGAGGTCATCGAGTGCCGCCGGTGTGCCCGGCTGGTGGCGTGGCGGGAGCTGGTGGCCGCCACGAAGGTGGCCCGGTTCGCCGACCAGGACTACTGGGGACGGCCGGTGCCGGGGTTCGGGGACCCCCGGGCCCGCGTCGTGGTGGTGGGGCTGGCGCCCGCCGCCCACGGAGGGAACCGGACCGGGCGGATCTTCACCGGCGACCGGTCGGGGGACTTCCTGTTCTCATCGCTTCACCGGACCGGGTTCGCCAACCAGCCGCATTCGGTGTCCCGTGACGACGGTCTCCGCCTGCGCGGGATGTACGTCGCGGCCGTGAACCGGTGCTGCCCTCCCGGGAACCGGCCGACGCCGCAGGAACGGGACCACTGCCTGCCGTACCTCGTCCGCGAGCTGGAGCTGCTCCGGGAGGTTCGGGTGGTGGTCGCCCTGGGCTCGTTCGCCTGGGACGGGGTCCTGCGGGCGGCGGCGGCTCTCGGCCACGCGGCCCGGCCCCGTCCTCGCTTCGGGCACCTGGCGGAGGCCTCCGTCGGCCCGTACGCGCTGCTCGGGTCGTTCCACCCCAGCCAGCAGAACACGTTCACCGGCAAGCTCACGCCGGCCATGCTGGACCAGGTGTTCGAGCGAGCCGGGGAACGTGCGGGGCTTGGGGGGCTTGCGGGAGGACGCGGGCGGGTACCTTCCTCCCCATGA
- a CDS encoding SHOCT domain-containing protein: MGIFDKLFKGASLQDPVRGTAQVVSCSGYRGDGVYQNGHMELVIQAEGIPAKAVQFQGLMHRNRWPRPGMVLPVSIDRADPSRFRIEWDEVQSGHERGQQAAEAIAAAMRGEGGGMPAAGFPAGVTPQIVNLSGRDLSQLSEEQKAKLRMLGIDPDALAGTQAQASQPPTAPPPPVPVTPSQSPPPASAQGADDRVALLERLAKLREQGALTDAEFEAQKKQILGL, from the coding sequence ATGGGCATCTTCGACAAGCTCTTCAAGGGCGCGAGCCTGCAGGACCCCGTCCGGGGCACGGCGCAGGTCGTCTCCTGCTCCGGGTACCGGGGCGACGGCGTCTACCAGAACGGCCACATGGAGCTGGTGATCCAGGCCGAAGGGATCCCCGCGAAGGCTGTGCAGTTCCAGGGCCTCATGCACCGGAACCGGTGGCCGCGTCCCGGCATGGTGCTTCCGGTTTCCATCGACCGCGCGGACCCGTCCCGGTTCCGTATCGAGTGGGACGAGGTCCAGTCCGGACACGAGCGCGGGCAGCAGGCCGCCGAAGCCATCGCCGCCGCCATGCGCGGGGAGGGCGGTGGGATGCCCGCGGCCGGGTTCCCCGCAGGGGTGACGCCCCAGATCGTGAACCTGTCGGGGAGGGATCTCTCCCAGCTGAGCGAGGAACAGAAGGCGAAGCTCCGGATGCTCGGCATCGACCCCGACGCCCTCGCCGGGACGCAGGCCCAGGCATCCCAGCCACCCACAGCGCCGCCACCGCCCGTGCCGGTGACCCCATCGCAGTCACCGCCCCCGGCCAGCGCCCAGGGCGCCGACGATCGTGTGGCCCTCCTCGAACGGCTGGCGAAGCTGCGCGAACAGGGCGCCCTGACGGACGCGGAGTTCGAGGCGCAGAAGAAGCAGATCCTCGGCCTCTGA
- a CDS encoding class I SAM-dependent methyltransferase: MPGRRMYDTLYRFGAPWEGPAREELVHLVRSGRLTPDTHPPGRAIDLGCGSGSNAIFLADHGFDVIGVDFSPVALQKAKISATGKPGRRIRFIRADLTAQEIPDLPGPFDLLVDYGTLDDLKDTKREAMAQTIVRLARPGAVFLLWCFYGNPNALPRFSLKGVSRPWAGLQHNEEQALFAGAFTIETLAKPEPAQHGHACFLMTRR, translated from the coding sequence GTGCCGGGACGGCGGATGTACGACACGCTGTATCGCTTCGGGGCTCCCTGGGAGGGACCGGCCCGCGAGGAGCTGGTCCATCTGGTGCGCTCGGGCCGGCTGACCCCGGACACGCACCCACCGGGCCGGGCCATCGATCTCGGATGCGGCAGCGGATCGAACGCCATCTTCCTGGCCGACCACGGCTTCGACGTCATCGGCGTGGACTTCTCCCCGGTGGCCCTCCAGAAAGCGAAGATCAGCGCGACCGGAAAGCCCGGCCGCCGCATCCGCTTCATTCGAGCCGACCTCACCGCACAGGAGATCCCCGACCTCCCCGGCCCCTTCGACCTCCTGGTCGACTACGGCACCTTGGACGACCTCAAAGACACCAAACGCGAAGCCATGGCCCAAACCATCGTCCGCCTGGCCCGCCCCGGCGCCGTCTTCCTCCTGTGGTGCTTCTACGGCAACCCGAACGCCCTCCCGAGATTCAGCCTCAAAGGAGTGAGCCGCCCCTGGGCCGGCCTGCAGCACAACGAGGAACAGGCCCTGTTCGCGGGCGCCTTCACCATCGAAACCCTCGCGAAGCCCGAACCGGCCCAGCACGGCCACGCCTGCTTCCTGATGACGAGACGCTGA